The Desulfonatronovibrio magnus genome has a window encoding:
- a CDS encoding IS4 family transposase, whose product MKQPYELGEAVRLVARLGGYLGRKNDLPPGHQVIWEGYQVLQHMCFGVALFDYGELQRNSYG is encoded by the coding sequence CTGAAACAGCCATATGAACTTGGAGAGGCAGTACGCTTGGTTGCAAGACTCGGCGGGTATCTTGGACGAAAAAATGATTTACCCCCTGGCCATCAGGTCATCTGGGAAGGTTATCAAGTTCTGCAGCATATGTGCTTCGGAGTAGCATTATTTGATTATGGAGAACTTCAGCGGAATAGTTATGGGTAA